The sequence GCCTTGGATAACAAGTAATCTAAGTTCACTttgtaaaaaaagaagagaatattCCGACagttttttaaggaaaaaaataggAATCTCTTAAAGAAGACAAGTacagtttgttttgtttgtttattattaattcgAACAAAAAGAGTTGCCAAAAAGCCTATAAGATGACAtatatactcttttttttttttggtaaagtgACATATATACTTGCTTAGCtgttttagatattaaaaactatttaaacataataattgttattttatttttggaaacaACTCGTGCAGATTTAAGAGAAtattgttgatagatgagtattcttttaaattttttaattaataaaatgtattttttgaataaactttaaaaaatgatattttagaaaaattatcatttttaaagagaaatattgtagatttgggattatgattcagaaattaggataacaagaattgtttttgatagatgagtattcttttaaaacttttgatcaatatgttgtaGATTTAAAATAATCGatttaaaaatgctatttttggaaagttattgttttatagagaactattctagatttaggattgtgatttagaaattaggataacaagaattatttttgatagatgagtattcttttaaattttttatcaacatttagtatattttaaatatttttttgaaaaagctatttttgaaaagttatcATTTTATAGAGAACCATTGTAGAATTGAGATTGTGATTAAGAAATAAGGATGcaagaatttttaaaatgatgagtatttcttttagaatatttgttcattaagttgtattttttaaatatactttattaaattgatattttaggaaagtaatcatttttttagaataataatgaatatttaagattgtgatttagaaattaggatcaaaatattttttgttgatatatattcttttagaatttttgatcaacaaattgtatttttaaataatgttttttaaaatactattttaagaAAGTAATCATTttaatagagaaatattgtatattttggattatgatttagaaattagaataacaattttttttgttgatagatgagtattttttagaatttttgatcaatagattgcatttttaaaataatttgttttaaattgctattttaaaaaagttatcatttttatacagaaatattgtatatttgagaatgtgatttagaaattaggacaacaagaattttttttgaatgataagtattgttttagaatttttaatcaataggttgtatttttaattttcttttaaaaaattctattttaggaaagttatcattttatagagaaatattttagatgagtattcttttagaatctttgatcaatatgttgtattttttaaataatatttttaagcaATGCTACTTTtgaaaagttataatttttataaagaacTATTGTACATTTGAGaatgtgatttataaattaggacaacaagaattttgTTGAATGATAAGtattgttttagaatttttgatcaattggttgtacttttaaaacattttataaaaattttatttttggaaagttatcatttttacaTACAAATAATGTAAATTCAAGATTGTAATTTAGAAAATTaagacaaaaatattatttttttgttgaatgatgagtatctttttaaaaaaattaatcaataggttgtatttcttaaataaactttaataagagctattttaggaaaattatcatttttatagagaaatattgtaaatttgggaCTGTGATTAGAAATTGGGATAACCaatattttgttgatagatgtgtattcttttagaattttgatcaatagattttatttttaaataatatttttaacaatattaGTTTAGGAAAGTCAGCATTTTAatagagaaatattttagattttggattgtgAATTAGAAGTTAGGAATTCaaaagtttttgttgatagatgtgtattctttaaaatttttgaacaatatgttgtatattttaaataattgtttttcaaTGTTGGTTATAGGAAAGTGatcatttttataaaacaatattgtagatttaagattgtgacttagaaattaggataacaaaaaggTTTTTTggtagatgagtattcttttcaAATTTCTGATcaactaattgtttttttttttaaatatttttttcaaaagaatgACATTTTAGGtaagttatcatttttatagagaaatattttagatttgcaATAGTgaattagaaattagaataacattttttttttaaattaggataacaataatattttgaataattatttgttgtcgaaaaaaaataaattagggtAACAAAAATTTTGTCGATATATTCTTATAGAATTTTTGATCtctatgttgtatttttaaaataattttaaacaatgatattttaaaaagtttagctttctaatagatatatattttatatttgagattttgatttagaaattatgatagcaaaaatttttgttgatagatgagtattcttttagaattattgaacaataggttgtattttttaaataatttttaaattttattttagaaatgttgtcatttttatagagaaatattgtagatttaagattgtgatttaaaaattaagataacaaaaaatattatagatgaATATTTTGTTTCGAATTTCTGATCAATTGGttgtatttttgaatcaatttttttttagaaatgctATTTTAGGAAACTTATCATTCTATAgagaaataatataaatttagaattgtgatttataaattttataattcacTGATAGATAAATTTACAGATgcgtattcttttagaatttttgatcaataaattgtattttttaaacaatacatttttggaaagttatcatttttagtgaaatattgttgatttgagattgtgatttgaAATTAGAATAACcaaaatttttgttaataaatgagtattcttttagattttttgataaatagattgcattttttttcaataaactttttaaaaatgctacttttggaaaagtatcttttttatagagaaacattgtagatttgaaaatatgatttaaaaattaagataataaaaaaatttgtctcAGTGAAAGTGTCCTTTCAacataggggtgggcgttcgggtacccgttcgggttcgggtcgggtatttcggattttcgggtatttcggtatagaggtgtaaaacccattcgggtatttctgtacttcgggtcgggttcgggtatttttagttcggattcggttatttcggatcgggttcggatatttagattttgaaaaaaaaattaaatttttctttctcaagtttcttgtatttaaaaatataactttctgtcaactaattttttatttttaatagattgaatggttaatagatttggacataacattttaaaactaaaaatgcataaatttagttattttaaaaaaaaaaattggatgtaactttttgttaatttttgaaataaaaaacttgacatgcattttaagtgagtagcaaattattttttccgtaattgtatgtatatcatataaaCTTAAAGTATGTATAgtgtcaatataaatattttatataaatgaaagatgtaaactagaaatatagggttaattatacatatgttcggttatcttcggatatccattcgggttcgggtattatccgttcgggttcggatatccaatctcttctTATTCAAtatccgttcgggtattttgctacttcggttcggatttcggttcgggtttttcggatcgggttcgggtgccacttcggatatcgggtaaagtgcccacccctatttCAACATATCAATACCATTAAAAGAGGATCATTCACTTAATGAAAATTATAGTTTCTCAAAAATACCCTTATTTTTACAAAGGatgaataaaattcattaatggcattTAAGTATTTTGGTTTTGGGCCTACATGTACATTTAAATAGATCTATAAATAATGGgcctatatatatttaaaagatatactaactttaaatataatatatgtataaatatattacgaactataaataaattagcaaacatgaaaatatcattttcttaaatatacatatcaatattcaaaacagatcatttgaatattatacatttttcaatacaaaccaaaatcctatatcctacaccatatatcatatacatatttgaatatcatttttccatttataatgtcattttatacataatattgatatgacaattacgagtgttcaagaaaattttaaaaactatattaaaattaatttttaaatctaaaataaaaacacaaacttataataggttattaatgacgaaaataaactaatattgtcatatcaataagttttttgtattatcattttttatttggataacataataaaattttatcaaattctaaggaatcactaatttatgtaatattaataaatatatgagtaatttaatcaatttttaaaaaaattactattagatattttgtaatcggatcaatggtatcagattgcaggttaatagtgagtttttggatttttacctggttatatcagatttttaattaacgaatttttcattaaatccgaACCGGATTTTATACAATGTATCGGGTCTATAGGTCCAACCATGAATCTAGGTCAcatatgaaaacaaatcttaaaactcaaacattattatagaacaactaccatatttcgaaaaaataccatattttgaagagaaaaaaatgataaaaccctaaaaactcaattgttatggttcgaaacaaaaataattgtaatttGCAAATCAGTTTtcgattaataaatgaaaaacaaacaaatccgcgctttctaagcgcgggtcaaaatctagttgtgtcttataatgtaaaaataagataataaagtGTCTTATGAGTTATGACTAATGCACTCGTCTTTCTTAGGTGCGTACAACGTGTAGAATGAGATGTAGTATGTATAACGCATGACATGTAGTTAATGCCTACCAGAAGTTTTCCCTCCTACTGATCTGGAAACCTACATTAttcttacttatttttttataagtttttacttttgaaaaacttatatttttcttattttttatatgttttaaatattcttgttataaTATATTCTAATTTTCCCAACAAAATACTTATTTGAAGTTATATTTTCCAAttaatttaaatcatttttttactttaaattatGTCAAGTATGTATTACTGTTattctaataataaatattaaaataagttatatattatatattatgtaaaaattAATCGATTAAACATATGACAcaagtaaaattattttctggGTTCGGCACTGAATAAAGAGAAGGAAGAATATATAGTTTGGAGTTAAGCATAACATATAAAAAGGTGATTATGTTCTCTGTAATCTCAAAGATGGTCGAAACTGTGATTGATATTTTCGAAACGAACTGAGAgagtttaaaactttaaatcatgcaaaaaaaatttcgatTCAAATATAATGTATCCATCCACTATTTATAGTGACCGAAATCAAAGTATTTAGAAAAGGAATAAAACTCGATCACGTATAAGTTATGTTCGATAAACGGTTTTACGTACACGTTACTAAAAGGGAGcacatatatataacttttgtaTCAACAAAATTcaacataaatataaacatacaaTGTGGTTTTAACAAAActcaacaaaataattttattgaaaataaaataaaatacattctTTCGTAATATAGTAATaagtaaaatagttttcaaatctaaaacaattatttttttaagtctcatttttgtaatatataaatttgttttaccactataattaataacaaaataaatctaTGGAAATATTAGAATTGTTAAGTTTCGTTGTGGTTATTCATCTTTAGGTATAACTAGGTAATTTTGCATGCGCTCATGcgcatatataaatacatatttaaaactaaaatataacatttattaatatttattttatataactttatGTTAATTAACTAAACTGTTATTTAATAATTGTTGAGTTGCGATGTTTTTATAACTACTCTATTTTGCATAATATTCTATTTAGCGATAATAATTGTTTCAaaaattccaattttttttaaactttgtaTATGTTGTTAATTATGGAAAActaaagatttaaaatatagtacttagactaacaaaaaaattggtatgttaaaagaaaaatttaccaACCAAGAAATTCTTGCTGATGTTTTGAGATAGAATATTAGTAAAATCGGTATAATAATTTTCGCAGATCTGTTGGGAAAATTTCATAGCCATCTATAgaaatatttcaatatattaaaAGGGTGTGAACTGATTCTAAAATCACAATTTaagaaactaatttttttttgtctggttaattatgTAATCACAAAttatgagaaacattacataaatttttctaattttttctaattttttgcaTAATTCACCTTCTCCGGAAATTGAAACCTAAACCTCTTTCTGTAGAATTTACGTTGTCTGAGATTCGAACCCTAGACCTGAGTGTAAAAACCTTTAAACCTTGAGCACTAGGCTTCGATGCTTCCACAATACAGAATTGTTtaagaaattaattttaaatgtcAAAATTGTTTTTCTATGAACAATGCAGAATTCTTATGAATAAGTAAAATTCTAAGATATCCATGAAGATTTAGTGGTTTATTTATATAGATACAGAACTTTCAAATATTATTAATGCAGagaatttacatttaaaaacaattttaaaaataaaattacataaattaagataattttttctacaaattagaaattttatgattataaaatttccaaaatttatgaaaatgttttaaatctgatttCCTTCATTTTTAGTAGAATTAGATAGAagcactaaaatatttttaaaattgaaattcataattaaatataataaaaagaaaactgcATAAAATTAAGATAGCTTTTGTCTAcaaataagataattataaaatgaaaattattaatatgtaCGAAActgtataagaaaaaaaacattaaaaaaatctgatatcctttatttttaattagaaaaggagatattaaatatttaatatcctaagaaaattgatttaattaacGTGATTTAGGAAAAACTTATAGAAAATCTTTGTAAAACTGGTATTTAGATAAAAAGAAATTcatatttaaatagaaaattgGTATTTTATTTAAGTGACTTTAAAAAGAAtgaattaaaaacagaaaataaaaatagaaaaagtagtTGTGGGAATTAGGTATAATAAAATCAAttcattaatgatatatttgtaattaacaattctaataatattatagagatgccaatttataaatttattaatgatatatttgtaatgatatatttattatcaatttattaatgatgtatttgtaattgGGTTgtttttatacatttaaaatttcttattaaaaatgctaatcaaataatatataggaaaCTAGGAGAGTTTTATAATTGTACATAATTATGTTTTGAGACAGTTGTATTGTCTTTGTTTTCCAGGACTGTAAACAGAAGAAAACTCTCTAGTCTTTTAGAGACACACTATCTCATATGAGTCAGGGAACAAGGAAGAAAGAAGCTAAGAACCTCTCCTGTATTCTACACACACACTCTAATCTAATAGCTTACTCAAACACTAACTGACATATCTCTGAAACTCTGGATATTTTCTTTAACTCTGTACATTTGTCTCCAGATCTTGTCGAGAATGTAGCCATCTTTAGACAAGTAGCGTTTCCTAGTATGTACGCAGCCACTTTCCTCTCTTGCTCTGTGCCATCATATTCTCTCCATTCCAAGATCTCAAGATGCTTCAGTAAACATTCCGGAGCAACTGTAGGTTCGGTCCAGAGTTCCATCGGACGCTTGAAACGAGCACTGCATTTCGACTTAAGCTTGATAGACTGAAGTCTTGGAGCGTCATTGAGTATAGAGCCAAGTAGTTTCGCCCATCTAGCGGAACACGTACATAGCTCTAGATGTtcgagaaagaagaagacagtgCCGCTAGTATATGGAGTCTTTGTAGTTGGAGAACAGAGAGACAGATGTTGCATGAAGGTAAGAGACCCTACAAAATTCTCAGATTGGTCACAAACAGCCTCAATATTCGCCGTGGTCACCTCGGGCATATATCCAAACATTAGAAAGTTACTGACTGTATCCTTAATGTTCAACCTCTCCAAAGAAGGAGCATTTATAACAAACCCAGGAGCATCAGCGCGTTTCACTTTAGCGTTACTAATAGATAAGCTCTTGAGAGTAGGCACAGTGATATTGAATAACCACACATTGTCATCTCTGGTTCGGGTTATGACCAAGTTTTCAAGAGCCTTACAATTTTCTAAAAGCTTTACAACAGATTCGTCACTCGAGAAGTTAACCGACAAAAGGTGTAGGGTTTTGAGTGATGACAGACAAGATCTTGGTGGAAAAACAACCTCGAACATCTTGTAGGCacatttggtttggtttataacCAAAGTTTCAAGAACCGGACAGCTTCGTAAAAGCCGCGTAACAGAATTATTGCCGGAGAATATAACCGAGCAAAGGTGTAGACTTTTGAGTGATGATAAGCAGAACCGAAGTGGAGCAAACTCATCATCCACATGGTCCACGTCATATCTGGTATCGTTTAAAACCAAATATTCAAGATGGGGGcagatttttaaaagatttgcaACGGAATCACCAATCGAGAAGTTAACCGAGAATAGGTGTAGACTTCTGAGAGATGGCAAACGAAAACCACTAGGAACAGACTCCATAAGTACGCCACGTAGTATCAACGATTTTAGGGTTGTGCATGTCCTCAAGCAACTCGGCAGTTCTAGGGTTCCACAAGGCAACAAGTCGAATCTCAGCTTTCTCACGTTTCGGTTAACCGCGGTTTGAACCCAAAACTCGATGTCTGAAGCCGAATGTTTCCGGGTAAGCTTGAGACGCAACCTCTCTAGAGCTGGAGCATCGTTAGACAACAAAGATCCATAGAGAAACGTCATGAAACTCTCCTCATCGTTATCTTTAAGCGTGACGTCCTGCGCAAGATTCCAAGGATCCTCGTACCGTCTTGATATGAGACGTGTTGCAACGCTTTCTTTAAACGTGGGAAGCTTTGAGAGTATCGTCACGATCAGTTCATCTGGTAACTCGTTGAGCCTCTCTTTCACCATATTTTTGTTTGTCCTCACGAATTTTGCGCAGCAGAGAGATGAAAACGAATcctagttttagggtttaatatatatgaagaaaaaaagaaaaaaaaatcaacaaaaatctattttttcaaatctttccttcttttaatttcaatattttgttttttcctaATCCTAATTTATTAATTGCAAATTTCTTTCCATTTTATTTAGATACCTTTTCATTTATACTTGGATTCGGGCCATCAAGTTATTAATGCAGTTTATCTCCTATGTGATAAGATTTTTTAGCTAGATTTAAGCTAAATACTACTTTTTCAATTATTGCAATTAAAATTCGAAATTGCTTTACTCGTTCTATTTTTCTCTCTTGGTAACAACCTTTTGGATCTTTTGATGAAACATTTGATTCTTGTTCATGATCTCAGAGTCATCCATTCATAAAAAGTTTGAGGACAAGGATAATGATCTCGGTATACTTGTTGTCACTTTAGAACCACTTGTTAACTACCTTAGATAAGTAGgtcatcttctcttctcttcttcttcttcttcttcttcttcttctgcattTGGTATACGATATTATAAGATACATGATGTGTGATTTCTCGAAAGATTATTATTACTTGACGTTTAAAGTTGAAtgagatttttattatatgatccTGTAACCTGGAGatgaaacaatattttaaatatatatgtttagataTTGAGCAACAATTGTGATGTTCTTCATATGTTATCGTAGTTTTCGTTTTGTCACATGGTGATATCTCTGTGTTATGATTCTTTAGTACTCTTTACTATGTGTTATTGGGGTAatagaaaaatgaagaaaactaGAGTTCAACAATCATCAAAGAATCATACTACTGAGAATAAAATGTTGCTACTTTCCTAATACAATACTTGGAAGAGCTTTATAATTGTACATGATTATGTTTAACTTAGGTTTATATATATTGAGCAACAATTGTGATGTTCTGGATATTCATGATTTTTCAAATCTCTTTCTTTTCAGTTTCCTAATCCAATCTTAATCTTAATCCTAATCCTAATTTATTAATTGCAaaattctttttccttttttattcagatacatttatatttatgtttggaTTAGAACATATTCAACCCATCTCTATTCTATTTTTTGGTGGTGGCGTCTTAGGGTGATGTTTTGTGTAGTCGGTGGGTACTCTGGTTTCTTACCACCTCTTCTTGAGCTAAAACCTCATTTTAAAGTTGCAAACATTTCTTTGCTAAAACATTTCAATATTtcaaattcagttttttttactCGCCACTCTCTTTTCTCCCTTGGTAACAACCTCTAGGATCTTTGATGAAACATTCGATTATTGTTAAAGATCTCAGAGTCATCCATTCATAAAAAGTTTGAGGACAAGGATATTGAGCTCGGGATACTGGTTGGCACTTTGGAACAACCACCTGTTAACTACCTTAGATAAGTAACTTCTCCTCACTTCTTTTGCATTTGGTATATGATATGGCAAGATACATGATGTGTAATGCATCTGAGTGTCTCAAacgattattattattacttgaTCGAattaaataagattttattattatgtgATTGACGTCGTCTTCCTTAATATGCAATATACAGGGTTGAATATGTGATTAGATAGACTTATCTATTCACCCAAAACAATGACATTTCACAAAGACCAAATCAAAGGATAAGAATACATTAGTATATTATAGTCTTGACATGAGAACTTGAGAGATCCTATCGAAGGAGAACCATGTGGTGGAGGTGAGTCAAGTGACTCATGGAAACTCACGTGGGTCCAGACTTCAAAGACCCATTCCTGTATGTATTAGAATAGAAGTcaaatgattatttatttaccaATAGAATTATGATTATTGATTGTGAATTTTTTTACGTGACATAGCCTTTCACATTGTTTTGATAACAAGCCTGAGAGTTttacgagttttttttttttttaacaaaaagatAGTTTTACGAGTTTTACCGGAAACTAAGGGCTTGACtcgttcaaacgcagcggttgcggttgcggttgctggagtttgtggatgcggacGGTTACGGTTTCTAgcagttttaagagatttgtacgactggtactgcggttaaatattggtgcgtttgcgggtgacttatgactggttaactatctaatgcggtaacagtcaaataataaattaacaatatttacatttaatataattataaaaatatcagaaatcataaaattataataaatataaaatttatattttagaaagttataactttaatttttgaaaatttattgaaattgtttttattataaaattttataatattaattaaaatataatagatatattttaatattttcataatttcaattttaaatttttttattgaatatttttacttttgtatatatattgttttataaaaaagaaattttttttaccctcccgcaaccgcccgcaaccgcaaacgctagctggagccagcttttgaatttatgagattcggagcgTTTTGAAGCGttttagagcgatttgagtgattgttgcaaaccgccgacaaccgctatcaaccgcaaaagctgcgtttgcgggtggtagcgggaaaaccagtcgcccCCTAAGTTTAAAAAGAGGAAGATAAAATACCAATATGAATTTAGTCGtatttttttcagttctaaaaatgtttaaatcataaatttcagattatgttctaaataaattagaaatggcattctacgaagtagaaaacaaaattcactttttcattgaatctacaatatttagaatacgtgatctacgtaaataagagtgttctaaaaatatttagaatgcACATTCTGCACTTAACCTACCgatctaaaatatttagaaatcaaaatctacacattaatataaatctacaaCACGTAGAAACctacttctacagatttactgtaaatctaaaacatgtaaaaatcaaaatctacacattactataattctaaaagcCCGTAGAAAATAATTTCTACagattagttgtattctacggataagaaatcagtccctaaaaatatggaaacaaaagatttggaaatattcactttcatattttgaaaaaaatgattttttttaataaaaaactaaaaaaagacgaaaaaacaaaaaactacaACTTTAAGGGCATTATtgcaattttgaaaataattaacctaatgaaacataaagtatatgagattagtctaaaggaatatagttatcatttttttgctctaaaaaaacaattttcccaagATAATTTTAATTGATGGACAAACCTAACGACTTTGGCAACAAACAACCCATGAGTTTAAACCATCTCCATTGTATTttactaacttaaaaaaaaaatagaaaaattctgcaattatttatttcaatGTATTCATCTAAAATAACATTATAGTAAAAATAGAAATTGATATTTATTCGTTCaaatatagaaagaaaaaatagcaatttctattttagaggaaaatataaagatgaGTTAAGATAATTCAAATCCAAATGTTATTTCAGAAACAATGAGCTACAGATGCTCTTAAACGCAAACTCAAATTTCATGTTTATGTTATGAATATTATGGTGATGCCATTATGGCAAGTCTTAAATatacttgttctccaagttttaCTTATTCTCCAAGTGGCTTTGTCCGCAAGCTATTGTAATCCTATATAAAGGACTCATTACTCATGGAATAACACACACCaattcctctcttctcttgtcttctcttctttattcaaaacacgttatcagcacgatctcTAGCGACCTTGAACTAATAggtattg is a genomic window of Brassica napus cultivar Da-Ae chromosome A2, Da-Ae, whole genome shotgun sequence containing:
- the LOC106418238 gene encoding putative FBD-associated F-box protein At5g56560, whose translation is MVKERLNELPDELIVTILSKLPTFKESVATRLISRRYEDPWNLAQDVTLKDNDEESFMTFLYGSLLSNDAPALERLRLKLTRKHSASDIEFWVQTAVNRNVRKLRFDLLPCGTLELPSCLRTCTTLKSLILRGVLMESVPSGFRLPSLRSLHLFSVNFSIGDSVANLLKICPHLEYLVLNDTRYDVDHVDDEFAPLRFCLSSLKSLHLCSVIFSGNNSVTRLLRSCPVLETLVINQTKCAYKMFEVVFPPRSCLSSLKTLHLLSVNFSSDESVVKLLENCKALENLVITRTRDDNVWLFNITVPTLKSLSISNAKVKRADAPGFVINAPSLERLNIKDTVSNFLMFGYMPEVTTANIEAVCDQSENFVGSLTFMQHLSLCSPTTKTPYTSGTVFFFLEHLELCTCSARWAKLLGSILNDAPRLQSIKLKSKCSARFKRPMELWTEPTVAPECLLKHLEILEWREYDGTEQERKVAAYILGNATCLKMATFSTRSGDKCTELKKISRVSEICQLVFE